In Choloepus didactylus isolate mChoDid1 chromosome 18, mChoDid1.pri, whole genome shotgun sequence, a single genomic region encodes these proteins:
- the UNC119 gene encoding protein unc-119 homolog A isoform X1, with protein sequence MLGAYAGEPQSTQLTLAEQRLEQGPQLQGGRGGGQGGLVLHPSLPCPSLTPRGLQDGALCPPWTLVAELSPLECGSSPRVGFPFPLSGVLGKGLLWSPPDAGLARGPSGWAPSLLSCLSPLDYLCSPEENIYKIDFVRFKIRDMDSGTVLFEIKKPPASERLSINWRELDPNAGRFVRYQFTPAFLRLRQVGATVEFTVGDKPVNNFRMIERHYFRNQLLKSFDFHFGFCIPSSKNTCEHIYDFPPLSEELINEMIRHPYETQSDSFYFVDDRLVMHNKADYSYSGTP encoded by the exons ATGCTGGGGGCTTATGCTGGAGAGCCCCAAAGCACCCAGCTGACCCTGGCAGAGCAGAGGCTGGAACAAGGCCCTCAACtgcagggtgggaggggtggtGGGCAGGGTGGCCTTGtcctccacccttctctgccctgcccctccctgacCCCCAGAGGCCTCCAGGATGGGGCTCTTTGTCCCCCATGGACCCTAGTGGCAGAGCTGTCTCCCCTAGAGTGTGGGAGCTCCCCCAGGGTAGGGTTTCCGTTCCCTCTTTCTGGGGTTTTGGGAAAGGGACTACTCTGGAGTCCCCCAGATGCTGGGCTGGCAAGAGGGCCTTCTGGGTGGGCTCCTTCCTTGCTCAGCTGCCTATCTCCCCTAGACTACCTGTGCTCCCCCGAGGAGAATATCTACAAGATCGACTTTGTCAGGTTCAAGATCCGGGACATGGACTCAGGCACTGTCCTCTTTGAAATCAAGAAGCCCCCAGCCTCAG AACGGTTGTCCATCAACTGGCGAGAGCTGGACCCCAATGCTGGGCGCTTTGTCCGCTACCAGTTCACACCTGCCTTCCTCCGCCTGAGGCAGGTGGGAGCCAC GGTGGAGTTCACAGTGGGAGATAAGCCTGTCAACAACTTCCGCATGATCGAGAGGCACTACTTCCGGAACCAGCTGCTCAAAAGCTTCGACTTCCACTTTGGCTTCTGCATCCCCAGCAGCAAAAACACCTGCGAGCACATCTATGACTTCCCTCCCCTCTCGGAGGAGCTGA TCAATGAGATGATCCGTCACCCATATGAAACGCAGTCTGACAGCTTCTACTTTGTGGATGACCGGCTGGTGATGCACAATAAAGCAGACTATTCCTACAGTGGGACGCCCTGA